A DNA window from Pseudomonas sp. B21-056 contains the following coding sequences:
- a CDS encoding FecCD family ABC transporter permease: MNPRRYAGLLIFLGALMLMSCVVSLGFGPARVPVAVVWDILLNKAFGIGEVHWTPGQEHIVWLIRVPRLLLGALVGAGLALIGAVLQAVTRNPLADPHLLGVTSGATLGAVIVVLHVGEIIGLLTLPLAAFIGALLSMLLVLAIASRQGRLESDRLLLCGVAVSFVMMAAANLLLFLGDHRASSAVMFWMLGGLGLARWELLTVPAASVLLGLVLLLGMARPLNALMAGEQTAVTLGLNAAKVRLWIFLIASLMTGVLVSISGSIGFVGLMVPHIARRLVGAEHRRLLPACVLLGSLFLVWVDVAARTLIAPEDLPIGVATAAIGGLFFIGLMRRR; encoded by the coding sequence ATGAACCCTCGTCGCTATGCCGGACTGCTGATCTTCCTCGGCGCGCTGATGCTGATGTCGTGCGTGGTGTCCCTGGGTTTCGGACCGGCGCGGGTACCGGTGGCCGTGGTCTGGGACATCTTGCTGAACAAGGCCTTCGGTATCGGTGAGGTCCATTGGACGCCCGGCCAGGAACACATCGTCTGGCTGATCCGCGTGCCGCGCCTGCTGCTCGGCGCGCTGGTGGGCGCGGGGCTGGCGTTGATCGGTGCGGTGCTGCAAGCGGTGACCCGCAACCCGCTGGCCGATCCGCACCTGCTCGGTGTCACTTCCGGCGCGACCCTTGGGGCAGTCATCGTGGTGCTGCATGTCGGTGAGATCATCGGCTTGCTGACCCTGCCCCTCGCCGCGTTCATCGGCGCGTTGCTGAGCATGTTGCTGGTGCTGGCGATTGCCAGCCGCCAGGGTCGCCTGGAAAGCGATCGCCTGTTGCTGTGCGGCGTGGCGGTGTCATTCGTGATGATGGCGGCGGCCAACCTGCTGCTGTTCCTGGGTGACCATCGCGCCAGTTCCGCAGTGATGTTCTGGATGCTCGGCGGCCTGGGCCTGGCGCGCTGGGAACTGTTGACGGTGCCCGCCGCCAGTGTCCTGCTGGGACTGGTCCTGCTGCTGGGCATGGCCCGGCCGCTGAATGCCCTGATGGCGGGCGAACAGACCGCCGTGACCCTGGGCCTGAACGCGGCGAAGGTAAGGTTGTGGATCTTCCTGATCGCGTCGCTGATGACCGGCGTGCTGGTGTCCATCAGCGGCTCGATCGGTTTCGTCGGGCTGATGGTGCCGCACATCGCCCGGCGCCTGGTGGGGGCCGAGCATCGTCGGCTGTTGCCGGCTTGTGTGCTGCTGGGCAGCCTGTTCCTGGTGTGGGTGGACGTGGCCGCCCGAACCCTGATCGCTCCGGAAGACCTGCCGATTGGCGTGGCGACGGCGGCCATTGGCGGGTTGTTTTTCATTGGCCTGATGCGGCGGCGCTGA
- a CDS encoding ABC transporter substrate-binding protein encodes MTLRSLLLLPLLMCSAHTLAEATRYPLTIQSCDRQVVFNQAPRHAVSHDINMTQMMLALGLKSRMVGYSGISGWKSVTPEMAKILDGLPELAAKYPSVETLLNANVDFFFAGWDYGMRVGGDLTPQTLQPLGINVYELTESCAFVMKRPAASLEDTYNDLRNLGRIFDVQDRANDLIATMQAQVAEIRKDLPTNRPRVFLYDSGEDRAMTSGRLGMPQALIDAAGGRNILDDLETSWTRVNWENVVERNPEVIVIVDYGEVSAEQKQQFLLGNPALQSVDAIKHRRFIVIPYVQATPGIDNVVAVQTLAKGFHDR; translated from the coding sequence ATGACCCTGCGTTCCCTGCTGCTCCTGCCGCTGCTGATGTGCAGCGCCCACACCCTGGCCGAAGCCACCCGCTATCCGTTGACGATCCAGAGCTGCGACCGCCAGGTGGTGTTCAACCAAGCCCCCCGGCATGCCGTCAGCCACGACATCAACATGACCCAGATGATGCTCGCCCTCGGGCTTAAATCGCGCATGGTCGGCTACAGCGGCATCAGCGGCTGGAAATCGGTGACGCCGGAGATGGCGAAGATTCTCGATGGCCTGCCGGAACTGGCGGCCAAGTATCCCTCGGTGGAAACCCTGCTCAACGCCAACGTGGATTTCTTCTTCGCCGGTTGGGACTATGGCATGCGGGTCGGCGGCGACCTGACGCCGCAGACCCTGCAACCACTGGGCATCAACGTGTACGAACTGACCGAGTCCTGCGCGTTCGTGATGAAACGTCCGGCGGCTTCGCTGGAAGACACCTACAACGACCTGCGCAACCTCGGCAGGATTTTCGACGTCCAGGACCGCGCCAATGACCTGATCGCCACGATGCAGGCCCAGGTGGCCGAAATCCGCAAAGACCTGCCAACCAATCGGCCCCGGGTGTTCCTCTACGATAGCGGCGAAGACCGGGCCATGACCTCCGGTCGGCTGGGCATGCCCCAGGCCCTGATCGACGCGGCCGGCGGGCGCAATATCCTCGATGACCTGGAAACCAGCTGGACCCGGGTGAACTGGGAGAACGTGGTCGAGCGCAATCCCGAGGTCATTGTGATCGTCGACTACGGCGAAGTCAGCGCCGAGCAGAAACAGCAATTCCTGCTGGGCAACCCGGCCTTGCAGTCGGTGGATGCGATCAAGCACCGGCGCTTCATCGTGATTCCCTACGTCCAGGCCACGCCGGGCATCGACAACGTGGTGGCGGTACAGACCCTGGCGAAGGGTTTCCACGACCGATGA
- a CDS encoding ABC transporter ATP-binding protein, translating into MTSLTLSHLAWTPLGHGHCHHQFQLRDATLQVAAGEFVGLIGPNGSGKTSLLRCAYRFSPPESGEVKLDHHNVWRQSSRWCAQRIAVVLQEFPDAFGLTVEEVVAMGRTPHKGLFDGDSPEDRRLVSQALEAAGLQGFGEHAFATLSGGEKQRVILARALAQQPQLLILDEPTNHLDPRYQLELLQLIKRLGIGTLASIHDLNLAAAFCDRLYVIEHGRIIASGTPKDVLTVALLHDVFGVDALVDEHPLAGYPRITWITQP; encoded by the coding sequence ATGACCTCGCTGACTCTCTCCCACCTCGCCTGGACACCCCTGGGCCATGGTCACTGCCATCACCAGTTCCAACTGCGTGACGCCACGTTGCAGGTGGCGGCCGGGGAGTTCGTCGGCTTGATCGGGCCCAACGGCAGTGGCAAGACCAGCCTGTTGCGCTGCGCCTATCGGTTCAGCCCGCCGGAGAGCGGCGAGGTGAAACTCGACCATCACAACGTCTGGCGGCAGTCGTCACGCTGGTGCGCACAGCGTATCGCCGTGGTGTTGCAGGAGTTTCCCGACGCCTTTGGCCTGACGGTCGAGGAAGTGGTCGCCATGGGCCGCACGCCCCATAAGGGCCTGTTCGATGGCGACAGCCCTGAGGACCGGCGCCTGGTCAGCCAGGCCCTGGAAGCGGCAGGGCTGCAAGGCTTCGGCGAGCATGCCTTCGCCACCCTCTCGGGCGGCGAAAAACAACGGGTGATCCTGGCCCGCGCCCTGGCCCAGCAACCGCAACTGCTGATCCTCGACGAACCGACCAATCACCTCGACCCCCGCTATCAACTCGAACTGCTGCAACTGATCAAGCGCCTGGGGATCGGCACCCTCGCCAGCATCCACGACCTGAACCTGGCCGCCGCCTTCTGCGACCGGCTCTACGTCATCGAACACGGCCGCATCATCGCCAGTGGCACGCCCAAGGATGTGCTGACCGTCGCGCTGCTGCATGACGTGTTCGGCGTCGACGCCCTGGTGGATGAACATCCCCTCGCCGGCTACCCACGAATCACCTGGATAACCCAACCATGA